GCGTCCGTTGAAGAGCGAAATCCTCGACCGGATCGTCACGGAGCGCAGGGAGTGCGTCGGCAACACGGTCATCCGGAAGGCGGACTCGGCGAAGGAAGTGATGAAGGTCCTGCGGAAGAGGATCCTCGTCGGGATCCTCATCGACCAGAACGTCGACCGTCACAAGGGGGTCCTCGTGGACTTCTTCACACGGAAGGCGTACACGACCTTCGGGATCGCCCGCATCGCGCTCGCAATGAATGCGGCGATCCACGCGGGGTTCATCTTCCGCGATCCGGCGAGGAAGTTCCACCACGTCCTCCGCTTCGGCCCTCCCATCGCGATCGATCCGGCCGCGCCGCGCGAGGAAGAGGTGGAGCGCGTCACCCGGCGGTGCAACGAAGAGCTGGAAAAGGTGATCCGTGAGGCCCCCGACCAGTGGATGTGGTTCCACCGGCGCTGGAAGACGCGTCCCGTCGGGGAGCCGGAGATCTACCGGGGCCTGCAGTGAGAGGGATCGTCTTCCTCGACCGGGACGGCACGCTGATCGAGGAGGTCGGATACCTGCGCGATCCGTCGGCCGTCCGTATCCTGCCCGGGGCCGTGGAAGCGTTGCGCCTCCTCTCCCGGTACGGGTTCCTCCTCGCGGTGGTTTCCAACCAGGCCGGCCTGGCGAGGGGGAAATTCACCGAGGCGGAGATGGAGGCCGTCCACCGGAGGTTCGTTTCCTCGTTCGGGGCGGAAGGGATCGTGTTCGACGCGGTCGAATATTGCCCGCACCACCCGGAAGGGGCGGTGGAGGCGTATCGGCGCGCGTGCGGATGCCGAAAACCCGGGACGCGGCTGCCCGAGGAGATCCTCCGTCGGCTCCACGTGCCGGACACGTGCCCCCGGTTCGTGGTCGGTGATAAAATGAGCGACGTTTCGATGGGGGTTCGCCTCGGGGCTGCGACGGTCCTGGTCGGAACAGGATATGGATCCGTGGAGAAAATCTCGGGGGAACGCGCGGGAATCGCCCCGGACGTCTTTCTCCCGGGGATGCTGGAGGCCGCTGGATGGATTGTGTCGCACGGTACCGTATCGTGAAATGGCGGGTCGGCATGGGGATAACGGCGCTCCTTTTCCTCCCCTTTCTGCTTGTCCCGTCCGGCTGCCACTGGGGGGGACACGGGGCGACTTCGCCGCCACCGGAACGGGAAGAGGTCGCGGGCGACAACGCCGCACATGCCGCTGCGCCGGAGTGGCTTCCGCCCGCCGTGGCGACGGAGGGAGCGCGGGAGGCGGACGGCATCTCGCCACCCGATAACACGACGATCGGCGCAACGGAGGCGGTCGTTCTCCCCGCAAGCCCGCTGCCCGAGGCGAAAGCGGGGTCCGACGCAACCGCCCCGCGAGACAACACCGCGCGATCCATGTCGCCGCCTTCCGGCTTCACTGCGGCCGACACGACAAGCCGCGTGGATGCGCCGTCCTCCGCCCACAGGCAGAAAGCGGCCGCCGCGCTCCAACCGGGTTCGACGGCCTCGCAAAAGGAGACGCGCGGCGCATCGATCCCGGGGTGGGCGAAGAGCCCCGAGGAACTGTCGTACCGGATCGATTTCATCGGCATCACCATGGGGTACGCCCGGTTCCGATACAAGGGAAAGGTCCAGATCGCCGGGAAACCGGCGTACCACCTGAACGTACGGGCCTGGACGTCCGGGGTCCTCTCGTTTATTTATCCGATCAACGAGACGATCGACTACTATCTCGACGCGGAGACGCTCGCCCCGATCCGGCAGGAGTTCACGCAGCAGGAAAAGGAAAAGGACGATGTGGCCTTCTACAATCAGGAGACCGGGAGGATCACGTACCGCTACCGGCAATCGGGAAAGATACGGAAGGAGGTCGACACGATCCCTTCCGTCTACGACCCGGTGAGCGTCGCTTACTATTTCCGGTGGCGGGACCTGGGCGTCGAGAACCGTGCGCGGAACATGTACGGGGGCCGGAAGTTATACCAGATCTCGTCGCGCATTCTCGGGAACGAGCGGATCCGCACGGATTACGGGGAAGTGGACACGATCGCGGTCGTTCCGGTGATCCGCAGGGACGGAAAGCCCGACAACAAGGGGGATCTGAAGGTCTGGTTTTCCAACGACGAGCGGCGCGTCCCGATCCGCCTGTACGCGAAGTTCCACAAAATCAAGGATTGGACGCTGGTCGGAGAGCTGATGCCGCCGGCCGCGAAGGCGGGAGGGTAGACGATGGCGATGGACAAGGATCTGCTCGAGATCCTGGCGTGTCCGAAGTGCAAGGGGGAGCTTCAACTGACCGCCGACGAGAGCGAGCTTCGGTGCGACGCGTGCCGGCTCTCGTACCGCGTCGACGATGGCATTCCCATACTGCTGATCGACGAGGCGACGCCGTATGAGTGACGCCGGGATCCTGTCCCGCGCGGCGGAGGTGGTGGGGCGATTCCCCTCCCGCCGGCTCCTCGTCGTGGGGGACATCATGCTCGACGAGTACGTCTTCGGAACCGTCGGGCGGATCTCCCCGGAGGCTCCCGTGCCCGTGGTCGCCGTCACGCGGGAAACGAAGATCCCCGGCGGTGCGGCGAACGTGGCGTTCAACCTTCGCGGGCTCGGGACCGGGGTCGAGATGGCGGGCCTGCTGGGCGACGACGCCCAGGGCAGGTTCGTTGCCAGGATGCTCAAGGGGAAACGGGTCGGGACCGAAGCGGTGGTCGTGGATCCGGATCGCCCAACTACCGTCAAGACGAGGGTGATCGCCCAC
The sequence above is drawn from the Candidatus Deferrimicrobium sp. genome and encodes:
- a CDS encoding lysophospholipid acyltransferase family protein, which encodes MKERIVRLFLRILEAVPLPALAAFCEAIMLLVCAIDRKHRRIARINLRIAFPEMGDAEADRIIRACYRKMGTSAAEFVHLPKMDAAYIREHFRIEGAEHVRESLEGRKQPAIAMTGHFGNWELSSHVYGTMIAPMAFIVRPLKSEILDRIVTERRECVGNTVIRKADSAKEVMKVLRKRILVGILIDQNVDRHKGVLVDFFTRKAYTTFGIARIALAMNAAIHAGFIFRDPARKFHHVLRFGPPIAIDPAAPREEEVERVTRRCNEELEKVIREAPDQWMWFHRRWKTRPVGEPEIYRGLQ
- a CDS encoding HAD family hydrolase, producing the protein MRGIVFLDRDGTLIEEVGYLRDPSAVRILPGAVEALRLLSRYGFLLAVVSNQAGLARGKFTEAEMEAVHRRFVSSFGAEGIVFDAVEYCPHHPEGAVEAYRRACGCRKPGTRLPEEILRRLHVPDTCPRFVVGDKMSDVSMGVRLGAATVLVGTGYGSVEKISGERAGIAPDVFLPGMLEAAGWIVSHGTVS
- a CDS encoding DUF3108 domain-containing protein, translated to MDCVARYRIVKWRVGMGITALLFLPFLLVPSGCHWGGHGATSPPPEREEVAGDNAAHAAAPEWLPPAVATEGAREADGISPPDNTTIGATEAVVLPASPLPEAKAGSDATAPRDNTARSMSPPSGFTAADTTSRVDAPSSAHRQKAAAALQPGSTASQKETRGASIPGWAKSPEELSYRIDFIGITMGYARFRYKGKVQIAGKPAYHLNVRAWTSGVLSFIYPINETIDYYLDAETLAPIRQEFTQQEKEKDDVAFYNQETGRITYRYRQSGKIRKEVDTIPSVYDPVSVAYYFRWRDLGVENRARNMYGGRKLYQISSRILGNERIRTDYGEVDTIAVVPVIRRDGKPDNKGDLKVWFSNDERRVPIRLYAKFHKIKDWTLVGELMPPAAKAGG
- a CDS encoding Trm112 family protein codes for the protein MAMDKDLLEILACPKCKGELQLTADESELRCDACRLSYRVDDGIPILLIDEATPYE